The Helicobacter pylori genome includes a window with the following:
- a CDS encoding AAA family ATPase, with protein MIKSIEIENYKNFKHFKMENFKLINFFTGQNDTGKTNLLEAIYINTGLCDPAVQVNLPPEHAVNISEFRKIKLNADNLKTFFYQENTANPISIRTEFEHTTIPLIIQYPTQTSYSKDINLNGDDIHMTNLINKTITKPQLQFSYNPSLSPMTMTYEFERQNLGLIHSNLDKIAQIYKENAMFIPIELSIVNSLQVLENLQLASKEKELIEVLKYFNPDILNAVTIRKSVYIQIKDENTPLEESPKRLLSSFGWGFIKFFIMASILIDNRVKYLFIDEIESGLHHTKMQEFLKTLFKLAQKLQIQIFATTHNKEFLLNAINTMPNNETGVFKDIALFEFEKESSSGFIRHSYSMLEKALHRGMEVRG; from the coding sequence ATGATTAAAAGCATAGAGATTGAAAATTACAAAAATTTCAAGCACTTTAAAATGGAAAATTTTAAACTTATCAACTTTTTTACCGGTCAAAACGATACGGGTAAAACCAACCTTTTAGAAGCCATTTATATCAACACGGGTCTTTGTGATCCTGCTGTTCAAGTCAATCTTCCTCCTGAACATGCCGTGAATATTAGTGAATTTAGGAAAATCAAACTCAATGCCGACAATCTAAAGACCTTTTTTTATCAAGAAAACACCGCTAATCCCATTAGTATTCGCACTGAATTTGAACACACTACTATCCCTCTTATTATCCAATACCCCACACAAACCAGTTACAGCAAAGACATCAATTTGAATGGCGATGATATTCATATGACAAACCTTATAAACAAAACAATAACGAAGCCACAGCTTCAATTTTCCTACAATCCATCTCTCTCCCCCATGACAATGACTTATGAATTTGAAAGGCAAAACCTAGGTTTAATCCATTCTAATTTAGACAAAATCGCTCAAATCTATAAGGAAAATGCGATGTTTATTCCCATAGAATTGTCTATTGTTAATTCTCTTCAAGTATTGGAAAATTTACAATTAGCAAGTAAAGAAAAAGAATTAATTGAAGTCCTAAAATATTTCAATCCTGATATTTTAAATGCTGTTACAATAAGAAAGTCTGTCTATATCCAAATCAAAGATGAAAACACACCCCTAGAAGAAAGCCCTAAAAGGCTTTTAAGTTCGTTTGGTTGGGGTTTTATCAAATTCTTTATCATGGCGAGCATTCTTATTGATAATCGTGTTAAGTATCTTTTCATTGATGAAATAGAAAGCGGTTTGCACCATACAAAAATGCAAGAGTTTTTAAAAACTCTGTTTAAGTTAGCTCAAAAATTACAGATTCAAATTTTTGCCACCACGCACAATAAGGAGTTTTTATTGAACGCTATCAACACCATGCCCAATAATGAAACGGGAGTTTTTAAAGACATAGCCTTGTTTGAGTTTGAAAAAGAAAGTTCTTCTGGCTTTATCAGACACAGCTATTCTATGCTAGAAAAAGCGCTCCATAGGGGCATGGAGGTTAGAGGCTGA